In Anas acuta chromosome 25, bAnaAcu1.1, whole genome shotgun sequence, the genomic stretch CCTTCAATGCTCAGAACCTCTGGGGGTAAACTTTCAAGAATCTCGTCTGAGGCTCTGCCACAGATCTTTATCTTGGCTTCCTCATTATCTATAGGGTAACTCTTGGGGCAGCAGGATGCCGTATGGTAAAAGTTTGTGTTTGCAACTGACATCTGAAAAGAGCAATAGTTATCAATGAGCGGCAGAGACTCTACATCTTGCCACTGCCTTGTTTCAGCATCGTATCTGATAATAACTGCCCTCAAGCCATCTTCGCTATCACTGTCAACTGGGGTACGAGCAGCAACATAAACAAATCGGTCTTCTACAGAAACAGCTTTGACATCACGAAGAATCTTTGGTGCTGACTCCAGGTTATGCCATTTGTCTTGCTCGGGATTATAAACGGCTACATCTTTAAAGCCAGGACTGAAATTGCCATGTCCGCCAATACTGTACAAGTTTCCTTTAACTTCAGTAAGGCCAAAGGAATGTTTTCTGGTTATTAAATTTGAGACTTGTtcccaaatatttctatttggATTGTACCTTTCTACAGTCTTGGCAAATCCCGGTTCCATGGAGCCAGCCACATAAACATAAGATTCTGTTACAGCAACAGCATGCCCATCAAGATGATTGTGTATGTGCGGTAAGTTTACCCACCTATCTTCATCGATGAAATACCCCACACACTCACTCAAGTAATCTCCTCCCTCCGATACACCACCAATCACCATAATGACGTCCATGTTTTGTCCAAAACGTGGCAGCAATGCTATGGGACAAGTGGAATGTTGCAGATTACCGGACTGCAAGTTCTCAGACCTCAAGGCGTGACTTTCCACAGCTTCTGACACCAACTTCACACAGGCTTCGTTGCTGCATACCAGCCTTTCAGATTTGACGTGGCGAGTAAGGTAAGTGGGTTTAATCTGAGACAACCTCAGCAGTTTAAAAAGTTCTTCAAAGTACCTCTCTCTTTCCTCAGGATTTTTCTGAACCCACTTCAAAACGGTCTCGAAGAGGACTTCTTCAGAGTCCACTGTGATCTCTGAGTCTGAGAGCCAGTCTCTGATGAGGTGGAAGGGCAGAGTGTAGAACTCCTCGTCTTGGATAACTCTGTGGAAGTTTCTCCTGATCATATCCTGAGCTTTGAGGGCCAGCTGATTCAGGGAATACATATGGGCCAGGCTGTGAACCGCAACGCAGTTGGACAGATTGAGCTTCTTCTTCAGAAACTCCCCGCAGAACTCTTTCAAGCGGGTCAGCAGAAACCTGTGGAAGTAATAAATCGGGGTGATGCCACGGCCTGGCAGGCAGCCCCCCGAGGAGGAACAGAAGAGGGTCGAGCTCACCTGTCGGCCATCTCCAGCACCTCGTGGACGTTGCCGGGGCTGACGCGGATGGTGCCGGTGTACATGAAGCCGATAACGGCCTCCACCGTGTCGGGGTCGGGGCCGCCCTCCGAGCTCCACTTCTGCAGCTCCACGCGGCCCGAGCGCGACTCGGCGAAGCCCCCCGAGAGCAGAGGCGTGAAGTACTCGGTGGCGGCGGCCAGGACGGAGCGGTGAGCCCGGTACTCACGGCAAAACCCCGGCCGGCCGCCGCCGAAAGCCAAAGTGATGTCGCAGTAGAGGCCGTGGCGGCGCTGCTCGTTCTGCCGCCACGCCAGGTCAGCGCAGTGCGCCGGGCACCCGAACTCCTCCGCTTCCACCTCCCCATCCACCCCACCTCCCCGTGGgcccccgctgccgccgccgccatcctcctcttcctcctccgccATCGCCACCGACGACGACCCGGGGCCCGGCTGCGGCTGAGGCGATgccgcggccgccgccatcttgtcCGCCATGGCGGGGCTGCGCCCACCGCGCCTGCGCCGCCTCGGccggccccgcgctgcccccTGGCGgggaggcgccgccgccgcccgagCTAAAATGGCGGCCGCGGAGCCCTGAGGGGAGAAGGGGGTGCCTGAGGCGagcatcccccccccagcgctgcCCGGGGAGGCGTTTGGGCACCCCGCCCGCCGCTTTGAAAAGTGAGGGCTGGGGACAGACAGGAGCTGTTTTTCCCTCTGATGTCGCCGGCCAGCAAGGGGGAAAAGCGGGGCGAGAGGGAGCCGCCGGGGCTGCCCTGTGGTGCTCCTCCTGTGCCCCCCGCCTCGTGACGGAGCACAAAGGGAGCTCGCTAGGTGTGGTGCAAGTTTAAGTTAAGTTAAAGGGAGGAGATGGCCCTGCCAAAGGGTACGGGGATGCTACACCTGAAATACAGGCATGGTTTTTGTCAAAGCCTTGAGCTATCCTTTTGATCGTTTTTCTTCTCAACGTCATTCTCTCAGGTGAGCCTGCAGGGAAGGGACTTCATGTGAGAAATTCACTAACTCTGACTGAggtatgcatttttttgtttgttaattagAATAAAGTGAGGTGCAGCTGACAATTCCATCTTTACTGTGCATCGTGATACAGCCCCATAACCAGGGTATAAAGCTATCCACTTATATACTTCTTTTTCctactctttcttttctcttttgcaaagTTTCAGCCCTTAACCTACACTACGGGGTAAGtcacaggtgtttttttcttttttttttttttaaactcttctaGAACACACACTATCAGAGGAATAATTGCTCCGAGGTTTGGCATGCGGTTATACAAGTACTTCCAAGCTCGTCAGAGAGCCAGATAGGTTTTACAGCCAACCTTtaaaagggagaaggggaaaaaaagaatccagaTAAGCTAGTAGTGtatcatttatttgtttggttaCAATACACAGACAAGTAGGATGCTAAACTTATTACTGAGATTATTTTCGCATCTGCAGATAACGTGGGAGACTGACATTCCATATACCAGCAATCGAGTAGTAAATGAGAAGTTGTTTGCATAAATACAGACACTGGAATACGTGGAGTTTCACAGTTTTAACAGCAGTATGTTAcagctttacattttaaattactaCACCAGAGTTTGAGTAGCATTGGTTATACATCAGCAGTGGTCCCACTACTCAGGCTATGATGATTAGACTGTGAAGATGAACACAcagtaaacaaaatgaaaaacaaccaacaacaatgaaaaaaatacaacaccCAAATCATAGCTTATGGGAATGATGGGTACTTTTCCCCCCGTCAGGGTAAGTTCAAAATGACTGCGTCTATGAGAAAaattcccccccaaaacccttaAAATCCTTcctggaaacaaaataaaacaagagtagaaaaaaaataaaagtgtgagAGACAGTATTAAATACAGCAGGTAACATGGAATATCATAAGTTTTGGTTTTTGAGTAAGTTTCTATTCTTATAAAACAGTTGCTTTGCACAGTTTAACTAGGCAGCTCAATGTCTATGCATCAATGGCCTTTATACATCAAAGTCCCATTTGTGGCTGTCCTCTGTGCAGGCTTCCAGCTTCTTGAAGTGACATTCTGAGGCAGTACTACTGGTTATCACATAGTCATGTGCTCTGGTAAAACATAGGATATGTCGTCCCACGGGTGACGGTACAGGCCT encodes the following:
- the KLHL11 gene encoding kelch-like protein 11, which codes for MADKMAAAAASPQPQPGPGSSSVAMAEEEEEDGGGGSGGPRGGGVDGEVEAEEFGCPAHCADLAWRQNEQRRHGLYCDITLAFGGGRPGFCREYRAHRSVLAAATEYFTPLLSGGFAESRSGRVELQKWSSEGGPDPDTVEAVIGFMYTGTIRVSPGNVHEVLEMADRFLLTRLKEFCGEFLKKKLNLSNCVAVHSLAHMYSLNQLALKAQDMIRRNFHRVIQDEEFYTLPFHLIRDWLSDSEITVDSEEVLFETVLKWVQKNPEERERYFEELFKLLRLSQIKPTYLTRHVKSERLVCSNEACVKLVSEAVESHALRSENLQSGNLQHSTCPIALLPRFGQNMDVIMVIGGVSEGGDYLSECVGYFIDEDRWVNLPHIHNHLDGHAVAVTESYVYVAGSMEPGFAKTVERYNPNRNIWEQVSNLITRKHSFGLTEVKGNLYSIGGHGNFSPGFKDVAVYNPEQDKWHNLESAPKILRDVKAVSVEDRFVYVAARTPVDSDSEDGLRAVIIRYDAETRQWQDVESLPLIDNYCSFQMSVANTNFYHTASCCPKSYPIDNEEAKIKICGRASDEILESLPPEVLSIEGAAICYYKDDVFIIGGWKNSDDIDKQYRKEAYRYCAERKRWMLLPPMPQPRCRATACHVRIPFRCLQGTQRYPMPQNLMWQKDRIRQMQERQMQEIHRHSLSLRRMPRSQIEC